One window of Chamaesiphon minutus PCC 6605 genomic DNA carries:
- a CDS encoding glycosyltransferase family 4 protein: protein MKVLYDISYLSVGHRNLVARAGIFRVAETLAIGLKKSNECELFCVASESYDRLFDAFDYLKSNSELAEVPLIGTTDRSWQRRLNLHQAILEINRQVEESSGAKKNSYKVKRKFLIWANRYLKKSFKPIDPDLIQKLDIFHSPFDPIPEEINQSGHIKKFVTIYDLIPVLYPNFFPAQGGNQTVLKVLSKLNYDSWVFCISESTKNDLCNYSKVIDPQKVFVTHLAASNLFYSCNNRQKNIDVRAKYGIPDAPYILSLSTFEPRKNIDSVIKCFFNLIEQEKKSNLNLVLVGTKGWKYDKIFTEISSNPQLKNRVIITGYVDNMDLATLYSNATAFVYLSFYEGFGLPPLEAMQCGTPVITSNSSSLPEVVGDAGILLDPTDTDGLCHALLNIENHSSIRDSMSQKSLEQAKKFSWDKTVRETINGYKIALNS, encoded by the coding sequence ATGAAAGTTTTATATGATATATCTTACTTGAGTGTAGGTCATCGAAACTTGGTGGCTAGAGCTGGTATTTTTAGAGTTGCCGAAACTTTAGCTATAGGTTTAAAGAAATCAAACGAATGCGAACTATTCTGCGTTGCTAGTGAATCGTACGATCGACTTTTTGATGCCTTTGATTACTTAAAATCTAACTCAGAATTAGCAGAAGTTCCCCTGATAGGTACGACCGATCGATCGTGGCAGAGAAGGCTCAACTTACATCAGGCAATTTTGGAAATTAACCGACAAGTAGAAGAATCATCGGGAGCAAAAAAAAATTCGTATAAAGTCAAGCGAAAGTTTCTGATCTGGGCGAATCGTTACCTTAAAAAATCTTTCAAACCAATCGACCCCGATCTTATTCAAAAGCTGGATATCTTTCACTCACCTTTTGACCCGATACCAGAGGAGATTAATCAAAGTGGTCACATCAAGAAATTTGTAACTATTTACGATCTCATTCCAGTACTTTATCCTAATTTTTTTCCTGCTCAAGGTGGAAATCAAACTGTACTTAAAGTCTTGTCAAAATTAAATTATGACTCTTGGGTATTTTGTATCTCAGAATCGACAAAAAACGATCTCTGTAACTATTCAAAGGTTATCGATCCTCAAAAAGTATTTGTAACACATTTAGCAGCTTCTAATTTATTCTATTCATGCAACAATAGGCAAAAAAACATTGATGTCAGAGCCAAATATGGAATCCCTGATGCTCCTTATATTCTCAGCTTGAGCACTTTTGAACCTAGAAAAAATATTGATAGTGTAATTAAATGTTTCTTTAATCTGATCGAACAAGAAAAAAAATCAAATCTAAACCTTGTACTAGTAGGCACTAAAGGCTGGAAGTACGATAAAATCTTCACAGAAATTTCAAGTAATCCTCAGCTTAAAAATCGGGTCATTATAACTGGATATGTAGACAATATGGATCTGGCAACATTATATAGTAATGCTACCGCTTTCGTATATTTATCATTTTATGAAGGTTTTGGGCTTCCACCTCTTGAAGCTATGCAATGCGGTACGCCAGTAATTACTTCAAATAGTTCTTCATTACCTGAAGTTGTAGGCGATGCAGGTATTTTACTAGATCCTACAGATACTGATGGATTGTGCCATGCACTCTTAAATATTGAAAATCATTCTTCTATTAGAGATTCCATGTCTCAAAAGTCTTTAGAACAGGCTAAAAAGTTTAGTTGGGATAAGACAGTAAGAGAAACAATTAATGGATATAAGATTGCGTTAAATAGCTAA
- the galE gene encoding UDP-glucose 4-epimerase GalE has protein sequence MDSSDRTILVTGGAGYIGAHAVKALEERGFQVIILDNLVYGHREPIEAHLKAKLVVGDLSDRRLLDQIFTSTKIDAVMHFAAFAYVGESVTDPAKYYQNNVVGTLALLDAMRQHDVTNFVFSSTCATYGNPQQIPIDENHPQNPINPYGAGKLVIERVLKDYDPAYGLKSVIFRYFNAAGADPGGLFGEDHNPETHLIPLILQAAAGKRAAISVFGTDYDTPDGTCIRDYIHVTDLAQAHVLGLEYLLKHQDSQIFNLGNGNGFSVKEVIDTAKQVTGKEISIEECPRRSGDPAVLIGSSDRARQILGWNPQYADINTIVKHAWAWHQERHFK, from the coding sequence ATGGATTCATCCGATCGAACGATACTCGTAACAGGAGGGGCTGGGTATATAGGTGCTCATGCAGTTAAAGCTCTAGAAGAGCGTGGATTTCAAGTTATTATTTTAGATAACTTGGTGTACGGCCACCGCGAGCCGATCGAGGCTCACTTAAAGGCTAAATTGGTGGTAGGCGATCTGAGCGATCGTCGCCTACTGGACCAGATTTTCACCAGTACTAAAATAGATGCAGTGATGCACTTTGCTGCATTTGCTTATGTCGGCGAATCGGTAACAGATCCGGCCAAATATTATCAAAATAATGTAGTTGGTACCCTCGCATTACTCGATGCGATGCGCCAACATGATGTTACTAATTTTGTCTTCTCATCGACTTGTGCTACTTATGGCAATCCGCAGCAGATTCCGATCGATGAAAATCACCCCCAAAACCCAATCAATCCCTATGGTGCAGGGAAATTAGTCATCGAGCGAGTTTTGAAGGACTACGATCCCGCATATGGCCTCAAGTCGGTCATCTTTCGCTACTTTAATGCGGCTGGAGCCGATCCTGGTGGGTTATTTGGCGAAGACCACAATCCCGAAACCCATCTAATTCCGTTAATCTTACAAGCGGCTGCGGGTAAACGCGCGGCAATATCCGTCTTCGGTACCGATTACGATACTCCTGACGGCACTTGTATTCGCGATTATATTCACGTTACAGATTTAGCTCAAGCTCACGTTTTGGGTCTAGAATATCTACTCAAACATCAAGATAGCCAAATTTTTAATCTGGGCAACGGTAACGGCTTTTCGGTTAAAGAAGTTATCGATACCGCAAAACAAGTAACTGGCAAAGAAATCTCGATCGAAGAATGTCCCCGCCGCAGCGGCGATCCCGCTGTTTTGATCGGTAGTAGCGATCGAGCGCGTCAAATCTTAGGTTGGAACCCCCAATACGCTGACATCAACACGATCGTCAAACATGCGTGGGCTTGGCACCAAGAGCGACATTTTAAGTAA
- a CDS encoding PEP-CTERM sorting domain-containing protein (PEP-CTERM proteins occur, often in large numbers, in the proteomes of bacteria that also encode an exosortase, a predicted intramembrane cysteine proteinase. The presence of a PEP-CTERM domain at a protein's C-terminus predicts cleavage within the sorting domain, followed by covalent anchoring to some some component of the (usually Gram-negative) cell surface. Many PEP-CTERM proteins exhibit an unusual sequence composition that includes large numbers of potential glycosylation sites. Expression of one such protein has been shown restore the ability of a bacterium to form floc, a type of biofilm.): protein MKLRSVLVSTLGVAALAQFASPVGAVSLINENFDTVSTGFKSASSSVGSFFTVDSGNVEVIGPGFADFYPGNGNYVDLNGIASGTLTSSIFNLNAGSTLSFDFAKNLDGGTFVPIANIFFGGTQIGSVNGGDSFSTFNYVFNTAASGELVISSGNTGPYGVVIDNVNLATAVPEPSEIPGMLLFAGGAFMLRRKYLAKKAK from the coding sequence ATGAAATTACGTTCTGTGCTTGTTTCAACTTTGGGCGTAGCTGCCCTAGCTCAATTCGCATCCCCTGTTGGTGCGGTTAGCTTAATTAATGAGAATTTTGATACTGTTTCTACAGGGTTTAAGTCTGCCTCAAGTTCTGTAGGCAGTTTTTTTACTGTCGATAGTGGTAACGTTGAGGTAATTGGCCCCGGTTTTGCCGACTTCTATCCAGGCAACGGTAACTATGTAGACTTGAATGGTATTGCTAGTGGTACACTCACTTCCAGCATCTTTAATTTAAATGCTGGTAGCACTTTATCTTTTGATTTCGCAAAGAATCTAGATGGTGGTACTTTTGTTCCCATTGCTAATATCTTTTTCGGTGGAACACAGATTGGTAGTGTGAATGGTGGAGATAGTTTTAGTACTTTCAACTATGTATTTAACACTGCTGCTAGTGGTGAGCTAGTTATTAGTTCTGGAAATACTGGGCCTTATGGTGTCGTTATCGACAATGTTAATTTGGCCACTGCGGTTCCCGAACCTAGTGAAATTCCTGGAATGTTGTTATTTGCTGGTGGCGCGTTTATGCTCCGTCGCAAATATTTAGCAAAAAAAGCTAAATAA
- a CDS encoding class I SAM-dependent methyltransferase — translation MQELYSLENAKKFNWSSVSGDLHVERVGHLENYIVGNKILDAGCGGGAFVEFLSQKGLEVTGVDKYDEFLQVARQQGRSGTYLQCDLTNLPFLDKAFDCTYCFDVLEHVDDIQAIKELARVTSKRLIIAVPQKDEIISQFGLIFAQYQDASHLRYYTESSLRTLCQTIEPINIEIQQELLVPLTSLFKATIEPNITQPASRIMRNTYKLNTRLFFLNRILIKLTSILVDLIIDARKLDRLFDSQDYLFKRINTGLIAIIELSN, via the coding sequence ATGCAAGAACTTTACTCGCTTGAAAATGCAAAAAAATTTAATTGGTCTTCTGTTAGTGGCGATTTACATGTAGAAAGAGTTGGCCATCTTGAGAATTACATTGTAGGCAATAAGATTTTAGATGCAGGTTGTGGCGGAGGGGCATTTGTAGAATTTCTATCCCAAAAGGGATTAGAAGTAACAGGTGTTGACAAGTATGATGAATTTCTCCAAGTAGCCAGACAACAAGGACGATCGGGAACTTATCTTCAATGTGATTTGACCAACCTTCCTTTTTTAGATAAGGCATTTGATTGCACATATTGTTTTGATGTTTTGGAACACGTAGATGACATTCAGGCGATTAAAGAATTAGCCAGAGTTACATCCAAACGTTTAATTATTGCTGTTCCACAAAAAGATGAAATAATCAGTCAGTTTGGTTTGATATTTGCTCAGTATCAAGATGCTTCGCATTTAAGATATTATACAGAAAGTTCTTTGAGAACATTATGTCAAACGATTGAGCCTATAAATATTGAGATTCAGCAGGAACTTTTAGTTCCACTAACTTCTTTATTTAAAGCAACTATTGAACCTAACATTACTCAGCCTGCATCGAGAATAATGAGAAATACATACAAATTAAATACTCGGCTGTTTTTTTTAAATAGAATACTAATAAAGTTAACTTCTATCTTAGTCGATCTAATAATTGATGCAAGAAAGTTAGATCGCTTATTCGACAGCCAAGATTACTTGTTCAAACGAATAAACACTGGTTTAATAGCCATTATAGAATTGAGTAACTAA
- a CDS encoding glycosyltransferase, translating to MIQSPKTLEFLIPSYKRPQSFVRAIESVASQIDRLDLAYRVKITAVDDRSPNIDIAETIEAIAPFSQFVSVRQNDKNKGMSLNIRDMVAESVADFCTVLTDDDMLQQDSLKEIIETIDSLDEEQRTVGSFFVPRYSYLEDGTLHCIVCNPFSEDTRISAGTLNSLRYLENGFILTGLFFNPKLVNFKIWDKHIENSFFPVIYFADLLLNYESLFINKNWFVHVVNNECHWDSWGKTEQQRTLRLYNDYLKAVALSSEQALSRESRIGLNLALLKQEFICYKRQMNTSLPWLANGNRNVEKSMLLRVSYLLAVIYYSLSRFKLLIRYG from the coding sequence ATGATTCAATCTCCGAAAACTCTAGAATTTCTCATTCCCTCTTACAAACGACCGCAATCATTCGTGCGAGCGATCGAATCCGTTGCCTCACAAATCGATCGCCTAGATTTAGCCTATCGAGTTAAAATCACCGCCGTAGACGATCGCAGTCCCAATATCGATATTGCTGAGACGATCGAAGCTATTGCTCCTTTTTCTCAATTTGTCAGCGTCAGGCAAAACGATAAAAATAAAGGAATGAGTCTGAATATCAGAGATATGGTAGCAGAATCGGTTGCTGATTTTTGTACGGTGCTGACTGATGATGATATGCTCCAGCAAGACAGCCTTAAAGAAATAATTGAAACCATAGATAGTTTAGACGAAGAGCAGCGTACAGTCGGCTCTTTTTTTGTACCGAGATATTCGTACTTAGAAGATGGAACTCTTCACTGTATTGTCTGCAATCCATTTTCCGAAGATACAAGGATCTCCGCTGGAACTTTAAATTCACTTCGATATTTAGAAAATGGATTTATTCTAACTGGGCTTTTTTTTAATCCCAAACTTGTAAACTTTAAGATATGGGATAAGCATATTGAAAATAGCTTTTTCCCTGTCATCTATTTTGCAGACTTACTGCTGAACTATGAATCTCTATTTATAAATAAGAATTGGTTCGTACATGTTGTAAATAATGAGTGCCACTGGGATAGCTGGGGGAAAACAGAGCAGCAGAGAACTTTAAGGCTTTATAACGACTATCTGAAGGCAGTGGCATTGTCATCCGAACAAGCTCTTTCAAGAGAATCGAGGATAGGGCTTAATCTCGCTCTACTGAAGCAAGAATTTATATGCTATAAGCGTCAAATGAATACTTCACTCCCTTGGCTTGCAAATGGCAATAGAAATGTTGAAAAATCTATGTTATTGAGGGTCTC
- a CDS encoding ABC transporter permease, translating to MNAKPELIIEAGRSEKQYWQDIWRYRDLFYFLAWRDILVRYKQTEIGIAWALIRPFLTMIVFTVVFGNLAKLPSAGVPYPILVFSAMLPWQFFANSLSECSNSLIANSNLISKVYFPRLIVPISAVVVSFVDFMISGIILLGLMAWYSYIPTWRILLLPLFIALAAAASIGAGLWLASLTVKYRDFRYIVPFIVQFGLYISPVGFSSSIVPAEWRFVYGLNPMVGVIDGFRWSILGNESKLDWQSFGLSVLLVIFILVTGIAHFRKMERTFADVI from the coding sequence ATGAATGCTAAACCAGAATTGATTATCGAAGCAGGCAGGAGCGAGAAGCAATATTGGCAAGATATTTGGCGTTATCGGGATCTTTTTTATTTTCTAGCTTGGCGCGATATCTTAGTCCGCTACAAGCAGACAGAGATTGGGATCGCTTGGGCCTTGATTCGCCCATTTCTGACGATGATCGTGTTTACGGTCGTGTTTGGGAATTTAGCAAAACTTCCGTCAGCAGGTGTGCCTTATCCAATTTTGGTCTTTTCGGCAATGTTGCCATGGCAATTTTTTGCCAATTCACTCTCGGAGTGCAGCAATAGCTTGATTGCCAACTCTAATCTGATTTCTAAAGTTTACTTTCCCAGACTGATCGTACCGATTAGTGCTGTGGTGGTGAGTTTCGTCGATTTTATGATTTCGGGCATTATCTTGCTGGGACTGATGGCTTGGTATAGCTATATTCCTACTTGGCGGATCTTACTATTGCCATTATTTATCGCCCTCGCCGCCGCCGCTTCGATCGGCGCTGGCTTGTGGTTAGCATCGCTCACGGTTAAGTATCGAGATTTTCGTTACATCGTGCCATTTATCGTCCAATTTGGTTTATATATTTCGCCAGTAGGATTTAGCAGTAGTATCGTCCCTGCTGAGTGGCGATTTGTCTATGGATTGAATCCGATGGTGGGTGTAATCGATGGGTTTCGGTGGTCGATTTTGGGTAATGAGTCGAAGCTAGATTGGCAAAGTTTTGGGCTATCGGTATTATTAGTAATCTTCATCTTGGTCACTGGAATTGCTCATTTTCGTAAAATGGAGCGGACATTTGCCGATGTGATTTAA
- a CDS encoding GDP-mannose 4,6-dehydratase has translation MKQALICGVSGQDGAYLAQLLLAKGYKVCGTSRDAQISSFHNLARLGIRDRVQFTSMSLTDFRSVLQVLTKVKPDEIYNLAGQSSVALSFDQPVETLESIATGTLNLLEAIRFMSSPIKFYNASSGECFGDTGDTPADETSPFRPRSPYAVAKAAAFWEVANYREAYGLFACSGILFNHESPLRPTRFVTQKIIAAARRIAGGDMEPLKLGNLAVKRDWGWAPEYVEAMYLMLQQDQPDDFVISTGQSHTLEDFVAKAFAAVGLDWRSHVEIDRTLFRPTDLAGGLGDPSKAKNKLGWQARHQMPDVVKMMV, from the coding sequence ATGAAACAAGCATTAATTTGTGGAGTCTCAGGACAAGATGGGGCTTACTTGGCACAACTGCTTTTAGCTAAAGGCTATAAAGTTTGTGGGACATCGCGCGATGCGCAGATCTCCTCATTCCATAATTTAGCCAGGTTAGGAATTCGCGATCGAGTGCAGTTTACATCGATGTCGCTCACAGACTTTCGGAGTGTTTTACAGGTGTTGACAAAAGTTAAGCCTGATGAGATCTATAATCTTGCTGGACAAAGTTCGGTCGCATTGTCATTCGATCAGCCTGTCGAGACGTTGGAAAGCATTGCCACTGGCACCCTTAATTTATTAGAAGCGATTCGGTTCATGTCGTCACCGATTAAGTTCTATAATGCGAGTTCGGGTGAATGTTTTGGGGATACAGGTGATACCCCAGCAGATGAAACTTCCCCTTTTCGTCCGCGCAGTCCCTATGCAGTTGCCAAGGCGGCAGCATTCTGGGAAGTAGCCAACTATCGCGAAGCGTATGGGTTGTTTGCCTGTTCGGGAATTTTATTCAATCACGAGTCGCCCTTACGTCCGACGCGGTTTGTAACCCAAAAAATTATTGCCGCCGCACGGCGGATTGCTGGTGGCGACATGGAGCCGCTGAAGTTAGGAAATCTAGCAGTGAAGAGAGATTGGGGCTGGGCACCAGAATATGTTGAAGCGATGTATTTGATGTTGCAGCAGGATCAGCCAGATGATTTTGTGATTTCGACTGGACAAAGTCATACGTTAGAAGACTTTGTAGCAAAAGCGTTTGCCGCTGTGGGGTTAGACTGGAGATCGCATGTTGAGATCGATCGGACCCTATTTCGCCCAACAGATTTGGCAGGAGGATTGGGCGATCCAAGTAAGGCAAAAAATAAATTAGGATGGCAAGCCCGTCACCAGATGCCAGATGTAGTCAAAATGATGGTTTAA
- a CDS encoding ABC transporter ATP-binding protein, translated as MTDTVVRVENLSKKYIIGHQRQEKYTTLRDSIANGSRNFLKGFGRKKSPENSEEFEEFWALKDVSFEIKQGDRVGIIGRNGAGKSTLLKVLSRIVEPTAGRIGIKGRVASLLEVGTGFHPELTGRENIYLNGAILGMGKTEIQQKFDEIVAFAEVEKFLDTPVKRYSSGMYVRLAFAVAAHLEPEILIVDEVLAVGDTQFQKKCLGKMEDVGKEGRTIVFVSHNMAAMRALCSRALLMHHGQLLLEADIETAAAQYLADDTGADARIVWHKDDAPQSPEIRFIEAYISNEQGNYASTIDCRKGFSISVKYEVLKPINGLRIGFFMQNLDGTPICGSNDPMAWPKETRDPDEYISQCNFPGYILNAGKYSIYFGADLPPYNKSLVTTPYCLSVIVEDIEGYGPMHEKLPGVVRPKLEWNVNQLIKKT; from the coding sequence ATGACTGATACTGTGGTTCGAGTCGAAAATCTAAGTAAAAAATATATAATAGGCCATCAAAGACAGGAAAAATACACGACGTTACGTGACTCGATCGCTAATGGCTCTAGAAATTTCCTAAAGGGCTTTGGAAGAAAAAAGTCACCCGAAAACTCAGAAGAATTTGAAGAATTTTGGGCATTGAAGGATGTATCATTTGAAATTAAGCAAGGAGATCGGGTTGGCATTATCGGACGCAATGGCGCAGGTAAATCGACGCTATTGAAAGTGCTCAGTCGCATTGTGGAGCCGACGGCGGGTAGAATTGGCATTAAGGGGCGGGTGGCAAGTTTACTAGAAGTGGGGACTGGCTTTCATCCAGAGTTGACTGGTAGGGAAAATATTTACCTCAACGGTGCTATTCTGGGCATGGGCAAGACAGAGATTCAACAGAAGTTTGATGAGATAGTAGCTTTTGCTGAAGTAGAGAAATTTTTGGATACCCCAGTGAAGCGATATTCATCAGGAATGTATGTTCGTCTTGCCTTTGCTGTTGCTGCTCACCTAGAACCTGAAATCCTGATTGTGGATGAGGTATTAGCAGTGGGAGATACCCAGTTTCAGAAAAAATGTTTGGGGAAGATGGAGGATGTAGGCAAGGAGGGGCGAACGATCGTATTCGTAAGTCATAATATGGCAGCAATGCGAGCATTATGTAGCAGAGCATTGTTGATGCATCATGGACAACTTTTGTTAGAAGCAGACATAGAAACAGCCGCAGCTCAGTACTTGGCTGATGATACTGGTGCGGATGCACGTATTGTGTGGCACAAAGATGATGCACCTCAATCTCCAGAAATTCGTTTTATAGAAGCATACATTTCGAATGAGCAAGGTAACTATGCCTCGACAATTGACTGTCGTAAAGGCTTTTCAATATCTGTTAAGTATGAAGTATTAAAACCGATAAATGGATTAAGAATTGGCTTTTTCATGCAGAATTTAGATGGAACTCCAATTTGTGGGTCTAATGACCCAATGGCTTGGCCAAAAGAAACTAGAGATCCAGATGAATATATTAGTCAATGTAATTTCCCTGGATACATATTAAATGCTGGCAAATACTCAATCTATTTTGGAGCCGATCTTCCGCCATATAATAAATCTCTTGTTACAACGCCATACTGTTTGAGTGTGATCGTTGAGGATATCGAAGGGTACGGCCCAATGCATGAAAAATTGCCAGGAGTTGTAAGACCTAAGTTAGAATGGAACGTTAATCAGCTTATTAAAAAAACATAG
- a CDS encoding glycosyltransferase family 4 protein: MKILYDISVLGIGQSNARYKTGIFRVVENLANGLEKAQEVELSLCSTFSLEYANATVDYLNERPCLASKPFLTPRWQQDSMNKVNSLMHRINQKQKISFSARVIRRSLFFFSNSINRSSKILIDEKKLVHEKKLADIDVFHSPFHAIPEQIRSFNNLKTILTVYDLIPLLYPQFFQYNEAELVKSALDSLRADSWVTCISQATKNDLCNYLDKLDPERVVVTHLAASELFYPCHDRRQILSVKQKYKIPDAPYILSLSTLEPRKNIDQTIRCFAKLVEQENIQDLCLVLVGNKGWKHDALFKELSKFSNLKDRIIVTGYVDDLDLAGLYSGAMAFVYPSFYEGFGLPPLEAMQCGVPVITSNTSSLPEVVEKAGIMVSPTDTDGLCQSMLNIYLSSVLREEMSFKSIEQAKKFSWQNCTNRTISTYKNAMHS; the protein is encoded by the coding sequence ATGAAAATTTTGTATGACATCTCAGTATTAGGAATAGGTCAGTCTAATGCTCGTTATAAAACTGGAATTTTTAGAGTTGTCGAAAATCTGGCAAATGGCCTTGAAAAGGCACAAGAAGTCGAACTTAGCCTATGCTCGACTTTTTCTCTAGAATATGCAAATGCAACTGTAGATTATTTGAATGAGCGGCCTTGTTTAGCTAGCAAACCATTTTTAACCCCTCGCTGGCAACAAGATTCAATGAATAAAGTAAATTCATTAATGCACCGAATAAATCAAAAGCAAAAAATCAGCTTTAGTGCGAGAGTGATTCGTAGATCTTTATTTTTCTTCAGTAATTCAATCAATCGTAGCTCTAAGATATTGATAGACGAAAAAAAATTAGTACATGAAAAAAAATTAGCTGATATTGATGTGTTTCATAGCCCATTTCATGCTATCCCAGAACAAATTCGGTCATTTAATAATCTTAAGACAATATTAACTGTTTACGATTTAATTCCACTTTTATATCCACAGTTTTTTCAATATAATGAAGCTGAATTAGTAAAAAGCGCGCTGGACAGCTTAAGAGCGGATAGCTGGGTGACGTGTATATCTCAAGCAACTAAAAATGATTTATGTAATTATCTCGATAAACTCGATCCAGAGCGAGTGGTTGTGACACATCTGGCAGCATCAGAGTTATTTTATCCATGTCACGATCGTCGGCAAATATTGTCAGTAAAGCAAAAATACAAGATACCTGATGCACCGTATATACTCAGTCTCAGCACTCTAGAACCGAGGAAAAATATCGATCAAACAATTCGTTGTTTCGCTAAATTAGTAGAACAAGAAAATATTCAAGATCTTTGTCTCGTTCTAGTTGGAAATAAAGGTTGGAAGCACGATGCTCTTTTCAAAGAATTATCTAAATTTTCAAACTTGAAGGATCGGATTATTGTTACAGGTTATGTTGACGACTTAGATTTAGCAGGTTTATATAGTGGTGCAATGGCATTTGTTTATCCGTCTTTCTATGAAGGATTTGGGCTACCACCCTTAGAAGCAATGCAATGCGGGGTTCCGGTAATTACTTCAAACACGTCTTCATTACCAGAAGTTGTTGAGAAGGCAGGAATTATGGTTTCACCAACTGATACAGATGGTTTGTGCCAGAGTATGTTGAATATATACCTTAGTAGCGTTTTAAGAGAGGAAATGTCATTTAAGTCGATCGAACAAGCTAAGAAATTTAGTTGGCAAAATTGTACCAATCGAACAATTAGTACTTATAAGAATGCGATGCATAGTTAA
- a CDS encoding glycosyltransferase has translation MLGNQSQKIEIKILVIAPSIPKPDCNSGDRRFFALLELLAKHCSVDLWLASAPSSSPENVRYVEDVSRLQVKVLSDIAVINTVFSQAYYDAIFFEFYIIAEAFIDLCRLYQPHAKVIIDSVDVSFAREQIEAKLGLIESEQAEKTKQRELKIYKKSDVVIAVSHQDRRILYAENKNFKIIVIPNIIKLKQQSINPSSKEVIFIGGYNWSPNVDGIQWFVKEIWSLIIDMVPDAVLSIIGSNPTEEVLKLGEVSGVDVIGFVPDTNPYLKRAAVSIAPLRYGGGMKGKVNEAMSIGLPVVTTNVGAQGLNAISGKHLLIADEPKDFAEAVIGLLKNPDYRTEIGLAGQQLTADLCSPEVVEKVIVELIDSQIPPKKSLLPLFTRVRRTLTLFLFEKLGFIYLWNFGKRVNRKVMSLVAR, from the coding sequence ATGTTGGGAAATCAGTCGCAAAAAATAGAAATAAAAATTCTTGTTATAGCTCCTTCAATTCCTAAACCTGACTGTAATTCTGGAGATCGTCGCTTTTTTGCGCTCTTAGAGTTACTTGCAAAACACTGCTCTGTCGATCTGTGGCTAGCGTCCGCACCTTCATCCAGTCCTGAAAATGTGCGTTATGTCGAAGATGTTTCTAGACTCCAAGTAAAAGTTTTAAGTGACATTGCTGTTATTAACACAGTATTCAGCCAAGCATATTATGACGCTATCTTCTTTGAATTTTACATTATAGCAGAGGCATTTATCGATCTATGTAGATTGTACCAGCCTCATGCCAAAGTTATTATCGATTCAGTCGATGTAAGCTTTGCTCGCGAACAAATTGAGGCAAAGCTGGGATTGATTGAGAGCGAGCAAGCTGAAAAAACTAAGCAAAGAGAATTAAAAATATATAAAAAATCTGATGTAGTTATCGCCGTTTCTCACCAAGATCGGAGAATACTATATGCTGAAAATAAAAATTTTAAAATTATCGTCATTCCAAATATTATAAAACTTAAACAACAATCTATAAATCCTTCATCAAAAGAAGTGATTTTCATTGGTGGTTATAATTGGAGTCCTAATGTTGATGGTATTCAATGGTTTGTCAAAGAGATCTGGTCTTTAATTATAGATATGGTACCAGATGCAGTACTCAGCATAATCGGTAGCAATCCAACTGAAGAAGTGCTCAAACTTGGAGAAGTCTCTGGAGTGGATGTTATTGGCTTCGTTCCCGATACAAATCCTTACTTAAAAAGAGCTGCTGTATCGATCGCTCCATTAAGATATGGTGGCGGAATGAAAGGTAAAGTAAATGAAGCAATGTCAATTGGCTTGCCTGTTGTGACTACTAATGTAGGTGCTCAAGGCTTAAATGCTATCTCTGGTAAGCATCTGTTAATAGCCGACGAACCAAAGGATTTTGCTGAAGCAGTAATCGGCTTGCTGAAAAATCCAGATTATCGAACAGAGATAGGCTTAGCTGGGCAGCAACTAACTGCGGATTTATGTTCTCCTGAAGTTGTTGAAAAAGTTATCGTAGAATTGATAGATTCTCAAATTCCGCCAAAAAAATCATTGCTACCGTTATTCACTCGCGTGAGACGTACTTTAACTCTTTTTTTGTTTGAGAAGTTAGGTTTTATATATTTATGGAATTTTGGAAAAAGAGTTAATAGAAAAGTAATGAGTTTGGTAGCAAGATAA